The following coding sequences are from one Streptomyces dengpaensis window:
- a CDS encoding acyltransferase yields the protein MGVPPAEYRERVPKSKNTFSSWRRRLAQRAVHAGWAWVQRTGAVTAERPGRLRFGAMGTGTRLAFPLGTVFGEPWIHLGSHCIVAEQVTLTAGLMPDLDLGPDPILRIGDGVVLGRGSHVIADTTVTIGSDCYFGPYVYVTSTNHSYDDPHEPIGKQWPRMEPVEIGSGCWIGTGAVILPGARIGRNVVVAAGAVVRGAVPDHSVVAGAPARVVRRWDQVEGWQPPLRTPAPVPIPDGVTPDQLLALSGLDEEAAARLAELDLDAEGASGDVRAES from the coding sequence ATCGGCGTACCGCCCGCTGAGTACCGTGAGCGGGTGCCCAAGAGCAAGAACACGTTCTCATCATGGCGGCGCCGCCTCGCCCAGCGTGCCGTCCACGCGGGCTGGGCGTGGGTGCAGCGCACGGGCGCGGTCACGGCCGAGCGCCCCGGGCGACTCCGCTTCGGCGCGATGGGAACAGGTACCAGACTGGCGTTCCCGCTGGGCACCGTCTTCGGCGAACCCTGGATCCACCTCGGCTCCCACTGCATCGTCGCCGAACAGGTCACGCTGACCGCCGGTCTGATGCCCGACCTCGACCTCGGCCCCGACCCGATCCTGCGCATAGGCGACGGCGTCGTCCTCGGCCGTGGCAGCCATGTCATCGCCGACACGACGGTCACGATCGGCAGCGACTGCTACTTCGGGCCGTATGTGTACGTCACGTCCACGAACCACTCGTACGACGATCCGCACGAGCCGATCGGCAAGCAGTGGCCGCGGATGGAGCCGGTGGAGATCGGGTCCGGCTGCTGGATCGGGACCGGGGCGGTGATCCTGCCGGGGGCGCGGATCGGGCGGAACGTCGTGGTGGCGGCGGGTGCGGTCGTACGAGGCGCGGTGCCGGACCACTCGGTCGTGGCGGGCGCCCCCGCACGCGTCGTACGGCGCTGGGACCAGGTGGAGGGATGGCAGCCCCCGCTGCGGACCCCGGCGCCGGTGCCGATTCCCGACGGGGTGACGCCGGATCAGTTGCTGGCCCTCTCGGGGCTCGACGAGGAAGCCGCCGCGCGGCTGGCGGAGCTGGACCTCGATGCCGAGGGTGCCTCCGGGGACGTACGCGCGGAGTCTTGA
- a CDS encoding EamA family transporter — protein MTAFFALATSLLWGLADFGGGLLTRRTPALTVVVASQTIAAVVLGAIVVATGGWSAAGPQLWFAAAAGLVGPVALLSFYKALALGPMGVVSPLGSLGVAVPITVGLVLGERPGLMQFAGIAIAVVGVVLAGGPQLRGAPVQRQAILLTLLAALGFGTVFALIAEASSTITGLFLALFVQRVTNVAAGGAALYVSVKRGNPALPEGGFPWGSLPALAFVGLADVAANGTYSIAAQHGPVTVAAVLASLYPVVTALAARGLLSERLRGIQAAGAGLALVGTVLLATG, from the coding sequence GTGACAGCATTCTTCGCCCTGGCCACGAGCCTTCTGTGGGGCCTGGCCGACTTCGGCGGAGGGCTGCTGACCCGGCGTACGCCCGCCCTCACGGTGGTCGTCGCCTCGCAGACCATCGCGGCGGTGGTCCTTGGCGCCATCGTGGTCGCCACCGGCGGCTGGAGCGCGGCGGGACCGCAGCTGTGGTTCGCGGCCGCCGCCGGACTGGTGGGTCCGGTCGCGCTGCTCTCCTTCTACAAGGCGCTCGCGCTGGGCCCGATGGGGGTCGTCTCCCCGCTCGGCTCGCTGGGCGTGGCCGTTCCGATCACCGTGGGACTCGTTCTCGGGGAGCGCCCCGGACTCATGCAGTTCGCGGGGATCGCGATCGCCGTCGTGGGCGTCGTGCTCGCGGGCGGGCCCCAGCTGAGGGGCGCCCCCGTGCAGCGGCAGGCGATCCTCCTCACGCTGCTCGCGGCGCTCGGCTTCGGCACGGTGTTCGCGCTGATCGCGGAGGCGTCATCGACGATCACCGGGCTGTTCCTCGCGCTCTTCGTGCAGCGCGTGACCAACGTGGCGGCGGGCGGCGCGGCCCTCTACGTCTCCGTGAAGCGCGGCAACCCGGCCCTCCCCGAGGGCGGCTTCCCCTGGGGCTCCCTCCCCGCGCTCGCCTTCGTCGGCCTCGCCGATGTCGCGGCCAACGGCACGTACTCGATCGCCGCCCAGCACGGCCCGGTCACGGTCGCCGCCGTCCTCGCCTCGCTCTATCCGGTGGTCACGGCCCTGGCGGCGCGCGGCCTCCTCAGCGAACGGCTGCGCGGCATCCAGGCGGCGGGAGCGGGACTGGCGCTGGTCGGCACGGTGCTGCTCGCCACCGGCTGA
- a CDS encoding XRE family transcriptional regulator, giving the protein MSDLDLLTQSLARNVKRWRTERGFTLDALAARAGVSRGMLIQIEQARTNPSLGTVVKIGDALGVSITTLLDYEQGPKVRIVPAEQAVRLWHTDAGSYNRLLAGTEAPGPLEMWDWRLMPGEGSPSDPHPTGTVELIHVTAGELTLTVDGVAYPVPAGASASFEANTPHTYGNDGDVPVEMVMTVSVPPVH; this is encoded by the coding sequence GTGTCGGACCTCGACCTGCTGACTCAGTCCCTGGCGCGCAATGTGAAGCGCTGGCGCACCGAGCGGGGCTTCACTCTGGACGCGCTCGCCGCGCGCGCCGGAGTCAGCCGCGGCATGCTCATCCAGATCGAGCAGGCCAGGACCAACCCGAGCCTGGGCACCGTCGTCAAGATCGGCGACGCGCTCGGCGTCAGCATCACGACCCTCCTCGACTACGAACAGGGCCCCAAGGTCCGGATCGTCCCGGCCGAGCAGGCCGTACGGCTGTGGCACACCGACGCGGGCAGCTACAACCGGCTCCTCGCGGGCACCGAGGCGCCCGGACCGCTGGAAATGTGGGACTGGCGGCTCATGCCCGGCGAGGGCAGCCCCTCGGACCCGCACCCCACCGGCACCGTCGAACTCATCCACGTCACGGCCGGCGAGCTGACCCTCACGGTCGACGGGGTCGCGTACCCCGTCCCCGCGGGCGCGAGCGCCTCCTTCGAGGCCAACACCCCGCACACGTACGGCAATGACGGCGACGTACCGGTCGAAATGGTCATGACCGTCTCGGTCCCGCCCGTGCACTGA
- a CDS encoding YbaK/EbsC family protein yields the protein MRAPIGHFDHATPAPDCLDELILPVADAVRDWRGSVPADQIVYVETEPQWADTATFVEHYGRELLDRSANCVVVAGKRGGATTLAACLALSTTRVDVNGAVRRQLGARKASFAPMDTATGETGMEYGGITPIGLPGDWPVLVDAAVVELPYVLVGSGRRRGKLLVPGKAFAELPNAVVLDGLGIA from the coding sequence ATGCGCGCACCCATCGGACACTTCGACCACGCCACGCCCGCCCCCGACTGCCTCGACGAACTCATCCTCCCGGTCGCCGACGCCGTACGCGACTGGCGGGGCAGCGTCCCCGCCGACCAGATCGTCTACGTCGAGACGGAACCGCAGTGGGCCGACACCGCCACGTTCGTCGAGCACTACGGCCGGGAACTGCTCGACCGGTCCGCCAACTGCGTGGTCGTCGCGGGCAAGCGCGGCGGCGCGACCACACTCGCCGCGTGCCTCGCCCTGTCCACCACCCGCGTCGACGTCAACGGCGCCGTGCGCCGCCAACTTGGCGCCCGCAAGGCCTCGTTCGCCCCGATGGACACGGCGACCGGGGAGACCGGCATGGAGTACGGCGGCATCACCCCGATCGGACTCCCCGGCGACTGGCCCGTGCTGGTGGACGCTGCCGTCGTCGAGCTGCCGTATGTCCTGGTCGGCAGCGGCCGGCGACGCGGGAAACTGCTGGTGCCCGGGAAGGCGTTCGCGGAACTGCCGAACGCGGTGGTGCTGGACGGGCTGGGCATCGCCTGA
- a CDS encoding cation diffusion facilitator family transporter, translated as MSHRHHHEHGHEHGHDHSHEAEGGRGHGHSQEHETEHGDGRGPDHGHGQSYEPDPHPDRTHQHPHGRHPHPHPRTLTSRLRHLLTPHSHETADKLDSALESSARGMRALWVSLAVLGATALAQAVVVVVSGSVALLGDTVHNAADALTAVPLGIAFVLGRRAATRRFTYGYGRAEDLAGIVIVLTIAASGTFAACTALDRLLDPRPMRHIPVVAAAALIGFLGNEWVARHRIRVGREIGSAALVADGLHARTDGFTSLAVLVSAAGAALGWQLADPLVGLAITAAIVLVLRDAAREVFRRVMDAVDPELVDRAERALRGVEGVRDVGELRLRWIGHRLRGEVAVVVDGEVSVRRAHHIAVEAEHALLHAVPKLTAALVHADPTPAPGEADPHLALAHHAAA; from the coding sequence GTGAGCCACCGGCACCACCACGAGCACGGCCACGAGCACGGCCACGACCACTCGCACGAGGCTGAGGGCGGCCGCGGGCACGGCCACTCGCAGGAGCACGAGACCGAGCACGGAGACGGCCGCGGGCCCGACCACGGGCACGGACAGTCGTACGAGCCCGACCCCCACCCCGACCGCACCCACCAGCACCCCCACGGCCGCCACCCGCACCCCCATCCCCGCACCCTCACAAGCCGCCTCCGCCACCTCCTCACCCCCCACTCCCACGAAACCGCCGACAAACTCGACTCCGCTCTGGAGTCGTCGGCCCGGGGCATGCGGGCGCTCTGGGTCTCCCTGGCCGTTCTCGGTGCGACGGCCTTGGCGCAGGCGGTCGTTGTCGTGGTCTCGGGGTCGGTCGCGCTGCTCGGCGACACCGTGCACAACGCCGCCGACGCGCTGACGGCCGTACCACTCGGAATCGCCTTCGTGCTGGGCCGACGCGCGGCGACGCGGCGATTCACGTACGGCTACGGGCGGGCGGAGGATCTTGCGGGCATCGTGATCGTGCTGACCATCGCCGCGTCCGGGACCTTCGCGGCCTGCACGGCGCTCGACCGGCTGCTCGACCCGCGGCCGATGCGGCACATCCCGGTCGTCGCGGCGGCCGCGCTCATCGGCTTCCTCGGCAACGAGTGGGTCGCCCGGCACCGTATCCGCGTCGGCCGCGAGATCGGCTCCGCCGCACTCGTCGCGGACGGACTGCACGCGCGCACGGACGGATTCACGTCACTCGCCGTGCTCGTGAGCGCGGCAGGCGCGGCCCTCGGGTGGCAACTAGCCGACCCGCTGGTGGGGTTGGCGATCACGGCGGCGATTGTGCTGGTGCTGCGCGATGCCGCCCGCGAGGTGTTCCGGCGGGTGATGGACGCCGTGGACCCGGAGTTGGTGGACCGGGCCGAGCGGGCGCTGCGGGGGGTCGAGGGCGTGCGCGATGTGGGCGAGCTGCGCCTGCGCTGGATCGGGCACCGGCTGCGGGGCGAGGTGGCGGTCGTTGTGGACGGCGAGGTGAGCGTGCGCCGGGCCCACCACATCGCCGTCGAGGCCGAACACGCCCTGCTGCACGCCGTCCCGAAACTGACCGCCGCCCTGGTCCACGCCGATCCGACGCCGGCCCCCGGCGAGGCGGATCCGCATCTGGCGCTGGCGCATCACGCGGCGGCGTGA
- a CDS encoding ArsR/SmtB family transcription factor encodes MSARMHLSPAHDAHPRTPGEEQFALAAELLALLGDRTRLALLHALTGGEADVTTLTEVCGAARPAVSQHLARLRLAGLVNTRKEGRRVIYSLGDGHLRRVVDEALSLADHRISNRPAHG; translated from the coding sequence ATGAGCGCACGCATGCATCTATCACCTGCGCATGATGCGCATCCGCGTACTCCCGGCGAGGAACAGTTCGCGCTCGCCGCCGAACTCCTCGCCCTGCTGGGCGACCGCACGCGCCTCGCGCTCCTCCATGCCCTGACCGGCGGTGAGGCCGACGTCACGACGCTCACGGAGGTGTGCGGCGCCGCGCGCCCGGCCGTGAGCCAGCATCTGGCACGGCTCCGGCTCGCGGGGCTGGTGAACACCAGGAAGGAAGGCCGCCGGGTGATCTACTCACTCGGCGACGGCCATCTGCGCCGTGTGGTCGACGAGGCGCTGAGCCTGGCCGACCACCGCATCAGCAATCGACCCGCACACGGCTGA
- the ppk2 gene encoding polyphosphate kinase 2 has translation MTPLMSGLRVDYTDHDDPVLIRADGTPVDTWRENYPYERRMERKEYEWHKRLQQIELLKLQSWIKKTGRRLVIVFEGRDAAGKGGTIKRFTEHLNPRGARVVALEKPTERERGQWYFQRYVEHLPTAGEIVMFDRSWYNRAGVERVMDFCTDDEYRRFMRQAPAFERMLVDDGVDLIKFWFSVSQGEQRTRFTIRQVDPVRQWKLSPMDLASLDRWDDYTAAKVAMFRETDTEQAPWTVVKSNDKKRARVEAMRSVLARFDYADKDTEVVGSPDPSIVGAAANLLEAGEDDTGR, from the coding sequence ATGACACCACTGATGAGCGGATTGCGAGTCGACTACACGGACCACGACGATCCCGTGCTGATCCGTGCGGACGGCACTCCGGTGGACACCTGGCGGGAGAACTACCCGTACGAGCGGCGCATGGAGCGCAAGGAGTACGAGTGGCACAAGCGGCTCCAGCAGATCGAGTTGCTGAAGCTGCAGAGCTGGATCAAGAAGACCGGCCGCCGGCTCGTCATCGTGTTCGAAGGACGGGACGCGGCGGGCAAGGGCGGCACGATCAAGCGGTTCACGGAGCACCTCAACCCCCGCGGCGCGCGGGTCGTGGCGCTGGAGAAGCCGACCGAACGCGAGCGCGGGCAGTGGTACTTCCAGCGGTACGTGGAGCATCTGCCGACCGCGGGCGAGATCGTGATGTTCGACCGGTCCTGGTACAACCGGGCGGGCGTGGAGCGCGTGATGGACTTCTGCACGGACGACGAGTACCGCCGCTTCATGCGGCAGGCGCCCGCCTTCGAGCGGATGCTCGTCGACGACGGGGTGGACCTGATCAAGTTCTGGTTCTCAGTCTCGCAGGGCGAGCAGCGCACCCGTTTCACCATCCGTCAGGTCGATCCCGTACGGCAGTGGAAGCTCAGCCCCATGGACCTGGCCTCGCTGGACCGCTGGGACGACTACACCGCCGCCAAGGTCGCCATGTTCCGCGAGACGGACACCGAACAGGCGCCCTGGACCGTGGTGAAGAGCAACGACAAGAAGCGGGCCCGTGTCGAGGCCATGCGCAGCGTCCTGGCGCGCTTCGACTACGCCGACAAGGACACGGAGGTCGTCGGCAGCCCGGACCCGAGCATCGTGGGCGCGGCGGCGAACCTGCTGGAGGCGGGCGAGGACGACACCGGCCGCTGA